The Candidatus Cloacimonas sp. genome includes a region encoding these proteins:
- a CDS encoding XRE family transcriptional regulator: MDPNDVGSRLGMLIKAMKLKQYQFTEKFGISANSLDRYKNNERFPDPQFMARLIDAGVNVNWLLRGEGSMFILAPWELGDDIRTTKKVQIVDGKPVLMNDLDKTYIRTSVFPIAAEIAAGSPIDVPEGIEPTDTVEVPTRYIPFGTDSYIAFQINGHSMEPQILHGDVVLIRKQITWDGLDGKICAVRYETGITLKRIQYDEARKGVALQPLNKDYRIEFIDADQSQWLTMIGPLALQLRLY; this comes from the coding sequence ATGGACCCGAATGACGTCGGCAGCAGACTGGGAATGCTGATTAAAGCAATGAAATTGAAGCAGTACCAGTTCACAGAAAAGTTTGGCATTTCTGCCAATTCTTTGGACCGCTACAAGAATAATGAGAGGTTTCCCGACCCTCAATTCATGGCCAGATTGATCGATGCCGGAGTGAATGTGAACTGGCTCTTGAGGGGTGAAGGCAGTATGTTCATCCTGGCTCCCTGGGAGTTGGGAGATGATATCCGGACTACCAAGAAAGTCCAGATTGTGGATGGCAAACCGGTCTTAATGAATGATCTTGATAAGACTTACATTCGTACCTCAGTGTTCCCGATCGCAGCGGAAATAGCCGCTGGATCACCCATCGATGTCCCGGAAGGTATAGAACCAACGGATACAGTCGAAGTCCCCACTCGTTACATTCCCTTCGGAACGGACAGCTACATTGCCTTCCAAATCAATGGTCATAGCATGGAGCCTCAGATTCTGCATGGAGACGTTGTGCTAATCAGGAAGCAGATTACCTGGGATGGTCTGGATGGGAAGATCTGTGCCGTCAGATACGAGACAGGCATTACCCTGAAAAGGATACAGTATGATGAGGCTCGCAAGGGAGTTGCCCTCCAACCCCTCAATAAAGACTACCGGATCGAGTTTATAGACGCTGATCAGAGTCAGTGGCTTACGATGATCGGACCCCTGGCACTTCAGTTAAGGCTCTATTAA
- the arsB gene encoding ACR3 family arsenite efflux transporter — protein MQQKTNKREGISFFEKYLTLWVIICMAAGVLIGRYIPGIPNFLRKFEFAQVSIPIAVLIWLMIYPMMMKVDFTSIKNVGKNPKGLIVTWIVNWLIKPFTMYGIAWFFFYIVFKSVIPANLAKDYLAGAILLGAAPCTAMVFVWSHLANGKPAYTVVQVATNDLIILVAFTPIVAFLMGISGIKIPWDTLILSVILFVVIPLAGGATTRYSVIKHRGEDYFLKTFIPKFNNVTISGLLLTLVIIFAFQGEVIINNPLHIILIAIPLTIQTYLIFFISYLFTKHIKLPHDIAAPAALVGASNFFELAVAVAISLFGADSPVALATTVGVLVEVPVMLNLVSIANKTRQWFFPAN, from the coding sequence ATGCAGCAGAAAACAAACAAAAGGGAAGGCATCAGTTTTTTCGAGAAATATCTGACATTGTGGGTTATTATATGTATGGCAGCCGGGGTTCTTATAGGCAGGTATATACCTGGAATACCTAATTTCCTGCGTAAATTTGAATTTGCCCAGGTCTCAATTCCGATAGCCGTTCTTATTTGGTTAATGATCTATCCGATGATGATGAAGGTAGATTTTACCAGCATTAAGAATGTGGGGAAAAACCCCAAGGGATTAATTGTAACCTGGATTGTAAATTGGTTAATTAAACCTTTCACAATGTATGGAATTGCCTGGTTTTTCTTTTATATTGTATTTAAATCTGTTATACCTGCAAATTTAGCCAAAGATTATCTTGCGGGAGCTATTTTGTTGGGTGCTGCACCTTGCACAGCAATGGTTTTTGTCTGGAGCCATTTAGCCAATGGTAAACCTGCTTATACAGTTGTTCAGGTAGCTACAAACGATTTGATAATTCTGGTTGCTTTCACACCCATTGTAGCATTCCTGATGGGCATTAGCGGAATAAAAATACCTTGGGATACATTAATTCTTTCCGTTATCTTATTTGTTGTTATTCCTTTAGCTGGAGGAGCAACAACACGATATTCAGTGATAAAACATAGGGGAGAGGATTATTTCCTGAAAACCTTTATTCCCAAATTCAATAATGTTACTATTAGCGGTTTGTTGCTTACCCTGGTTATTATCTTTGCTTTTCAAGGAGAAGTTATTATCAATAATCCTCTCCATATTATCCTGATAGCCATTCCACTTACGATTCAGACCTATTTAATCTTCTTTATAAGCTATTTATTCACCAAACATATAAAATTACCCCACGATATTGCAGCACCGGCAGCTTTAGTTGGAGCATCCAATTTCTTTGAACTTGCAGTGGCAGTAGCTATATCTCTTTTCGGAGCCGATTCACCAGTTGCCTTGGCTACCACTGTAGGCGTTTTAGTTGAAGTTCCCGTTATGCTTAATCTGGTAAGCATAGCTAATAAAACAAGGCAGTGGTTTTTTCCTGCAAATTAG
- a CDS encoding Ldh family oxidoreductase produces MKYMPVELLQRFMQEVFTKLGVPEEDARICSDVLIASDLRGIESHGIGRLKMYYDRIKAGIQNPVTSIDVIRDKYATAVWDGNNGMGQVISKKAMQTAMDKAAKYGLGSVAVRNSTHFGICGYYAEMAVKQDMMGLVFSNARPSICPTNGVSPILGTNPICFGAPTDLPYPFLYDAATSISQRGKVEQLAREEKETPLGWAIDLEGKPYTDTKGLLIDLLKQKAAMLPLGGTEEITGSHKGYGLATAVEIICAALQNGNYLNGLTGEDEQGKPAPYRLGHFFMAINIDFFTDVENFKKITGSICRDLQNSKLFPGKTKIYVAGEKEYEIEQKVRKQGVPVNPNLEKNIRIMQEELGLNLLSLD; encoded by the coding sequence ATGAAATATATGCCGGTTGAGCTGCTGCAGCGTTTTATGCAAGAGGTCTTTACAAAATTGGGAGTGCCGGAAGAAGATGCCCGCATTTGCAGTGATGTTCTTATTGCCAGTGATTTAAGAGGGATTGAATCACACGGAATCGGACGGCTAAAAATGTATTATGATAGAATTAAAGCTGGCATTCAAAATCCCGTTACCAGCATTGATGTAATCCGCGATAAATATGCTACTGCTGTTTGGGATGGAAATAATGGAATGGGTCAGGTGATTAGTAAAAAAGCCATGCAGACAGCAATGGACAAAGCAGCAAAATATGGTTTGGGTTCTGTTGCCGTTCGTAATTCTACTCATTTCGGAATTTGCGGTTATTATGCAGAAATGGCAGTTAAACAAGATATGATGGGACTTGTTTTTTCCAATGCCCGACCTTCAATTTGTCCTACTAATGGTGTTTCTCCCATTTTGGGAACGAATCCAATATGTTTTGGAGCTCCAACTGATTTACCCTATCCTTTTTTATATGATGCCGCTACTTCCATTTCCCAAAGAGGTAAAGTGGAACAGCTGGCTCGCGAAGAAAAAGAAACCCCTCTTGGCTGGGCTATTGATTTGGAAGGAAAACCCTACACGGATACAAAAGGTCTGCTGATTGATTTATTAAAACAGAAAGCAGCGATGTTACCCTTAGGGGGAACGGAAGAAATTACCGGAAGCCATAAGGGTTACGGACTCGCAACTGCCGTAGAGATTATTTGCGCTGCTTTGCAAAACGGGAATTATTTGAACGGTTTAACGGGAGAAGATGAACAGGGTAAACCTGCTCCTTACCGTTTAGGACACTTCTTTATGGCAATCAATATTGATTTTTTTACAGATGTGGAAAACTTCAAGAAAATTACCGGTTCCATCTGCAGAGATTTACAAAATTCAAAGCTTTTCCCCGGCAAAACAAAAATCTATGTAGCCGGCGAAAAAGAATATGAAATAGAGCAAAAAGTCCGTAAACAAGGTGTTCCTGTAAACCCCAATCTGGAAAAAAATATCAGAATTATGCAGGAAGAATTGGGTTTAAATTTACTTAGTTTGGATTGA
- a CDS encoding type III PLP-dependent enzyme, whose protein sequence is MFKEPYIFNIARFMDEKRFAKIQEFAKDITTPCLIVDLDIVRNKYLELQASMPDYKIYYAVKANPMQEVIMLLNELGAYFDLASPYELDQILDLGIEPERLSFGNTIKKVSDIKYFYDRGVRFFTTDSKLDLNNLAKYAPGSKVLFRILTEGTGADWPLSRKFGSHPDTIYHLIVKAAKMNLQPWGISFHVGSQQRDIGQWDDAVARCKYLFDAVAEEGIELQMINIGGGFPANYVDPTFSIEDYSKEIQRFIMEDFGDNLPEIILEPGRSLVADAGVIVSEVINVARKSKNNLYQWVYLDIGKFGGLIETIDESIKFPIYFPRKGLAEEIILAGPTCDSMDILYEHYRYRMPEGTVPGDKVYIFSTGAYTHTYASVNFNGFPPLKAVIFKEN, encoded by the coding sequence TTGTTTAAGGAACCCTACATCTTTAATATAGCTCGCTTTATGGACGAAAAGCGATTTGCAAAAATTCAGGAATTTGCCAAAGATATCACCACCCCCTGTTTGATTGTGGACTTGGATATAGTAAGGAATAAGTATTTAGAATTGCAGGCAAGTATGCCCGATTATAAGATTTATTATGCAGTGAAGGCAAATCCTATGCAGGAAGTGATAATGCTGCTGAATGAACTTGGTGCTTATTTTGATTTGGCTTCGCCTTACGAACTTGACCAAATTTTAGATTTGGGAATTGAGCCCGAGCGTTTAAGCTTCGGGAATACCATCAAAAAAGTTAGCGATATTAAGTATTTTTACGATAGAGGGGTGCGGTTTTTTACTACTGACAGCAAGTTGGATTTGAATAATTTGGCAAAATATGCTCCCGGTTCCAAGGTTTTATTCCGGATTTTAACAGAAGGGACAGGTGCGGATTGGCCTCTATCCAGAAAATTTGGTTCCCATCCTGATACAATCTATCATTTAATTGTGAAAGCAGCAAAAATGAATTTACAACCCTGGGGAATTTCATTTCATGTTGGTTCTCAGCAAAGGGATATAGGACAATGGGATGATGCAGTGGCACGGTGTAAATATCTCTTTGATGCTGTTGCCGAAGAAGGCATAGAATTACAAATGATTAATATTGGAGGCGGTTTTCCTGCCAACTATGTTGATCCCACTTTTTCCATTGAAGATTATTCCAAAGAAATCCAGCGTTTTATAATGGAGGATTTTGGTGATAACTTACCGGAAATTATTTTAGAACCGGGTCGTTCTCTGGTTGCAGATGCGGGTGTAATTGTATCCGAAGTGATAAATGTAGCGCGTAAATCCAAAAATAATCTCTATCAATGGGTGTATCTTGATATAGGTAAATTTGGCGGTCTAATTGAGACCATTGATGAATCCATAAAATTCCCCATCTATTTTCCGCGTAAGGGTTTGGCGGAAGAGATTATATTGGCTGGTCCTACTTGTGACAGTATGGATATTCTCTATGAGCACTATCGTTATCGGATGCCCGAAGGAACCGTTCCCGGAGATAAAGTTTATATTTTTTCTACCGGTGCCTACACCCATACTTATGCCAGTGTTAATTTTAATGGCTTTCCTCCCCTGAAAGCCGTTATTTTTAAAGAAAATTAA